The Capsicum annuum cultivar UCD-10X-F1 chromosome 1, UCD10Xv1.1, whole genome shotgun sequence sequence CAAGGTCATCAATCAACTATTTACATGTTTGTACTGCAACCAGTGTATCCACTGTCAGGTAAATGAATGCGTCAACTTTGAAAAACCTTTCAAATCCAATAATGATGGTGTTATTCGAGTTAATCTGCATCCAAGCTTCTCTGTACAGTCGAAAATTGCACGCTGGTAACTTATAATTAATTGATCAGTCTCCACTGATTGAAAAGGGAGGCATCAGCACTATAATGTCAAGACACCTGTACATGGATTATGGATGGAATCAGCAAGCCTTGCAAAGGTTAGAATTCACGTTAGATGAGCATTGCTCCCTTATCGGACTATTGTTTACGCACAATCTGCTTCGTTTTGGTTCAGATATCGTGCAATGCAATATCGCTGCTGCAAGCACATCAACTAAACCAGAATCGTCGGATTCTTCAGATTCTCTATTCGAACTATCACACCTTAAATCTCCGGTTTCCCCATAGAGAGATTTACTGCATCTCTTCTTTCCATCTGATTTTAGTCTAGAGGTAATGGCTGGCATTTGGCTTGGAGTTCCAGAGAAATGCTTCGGCTTCAACCTGACAGACACTGTCTTCAAAGTGCGTTCTGTGTAGAACAGCATCCACGGATGGCCTGAAATAAATCTTTAGTCATTAATTTGAACATGAAATAACCAAATGTtcataattatttgataaaagtGGATCAAGAAAATTTAACTAAGCAAGAGAATGgcacagaaaagaaaaaaaggtggtTATAAACTAGCGCAAAGTAACAGAAAATTGCCAATATGTCAATGGAATTATTTAGACAGTTCTCCATAGTGAAAATAATGTTTGatcaaaactaaagaggaataAGAAATTATCAACCCAGTTACCTACTTATTGAAGCAACTGGCAAAGAGATCAGGCAGTTAGAACAAAGTAAAATGCTTACTTAAAACTTCTTCAGCAGTTATCCTTGCAGCAATATCCCTTGTGAGAATCCGTTCAAGAAGATCTCGTGCAGGTTTAGATACGGATTGCCATTTTTCAGAGTGAAAATCAAGTTCCCTGCTTTTAATTGCCTCAAAAAGAGCTTCTAAAGAGTCCCCTTGAAATGGAAGGACACCAACTAGTAGAGCATGTAAAAGAACACCAACACTCCAAATATCTGCCTTTTGACCATAATCCCCTATAAGAACTTCAGGGGCCACATATGCAGGACTTCCAGCCAAACCACTTAAACTCTGACCTGCATTATAAAAGCTACCTCCATAAACAAGGTGGAAAGCAGAGTCAAGATGAACATATCTGGCCCTGTACTTTGCAGAGTATCATATAATTCCTCATCCTTCAGAAAATACCAACGAGTAATATAGAAGGAAAAGAAACCAGAACACTTTTTAGACTAAAGCAAGAGAATATCCCACATTTTGACATTATTTCTGATGTACTTTGGGTGGATCCATGTttacacaaaaagataaaaaaagaactTATGAGAATCAAGTAAATAACTGAATTGCTCAAAGCATCATGCAAAGAGAGGTAACTCAATTTAAATAATGATTAGTAAGCTACATTCACGATCATAGATTTAGAAAGTTTACTTGAGGTGAACCTTGAAGGTAGTGTGTACCAAATCACCATCTACCTATGGGGCCAGGTAAAAATCCTAAGAAGTGTATGCATTTCTCCATGGAGTATTCTCCCTTACAATTCTTTTTCCCGAGGAAGTACTCTTTAGGAAGTTAAGACTTCCATAATTTCGATTATCAATTATTtactgccccccccccccccccaaaacccCAAAACACACACGCATCTCCCTCTCTATTCCCAACTCTATGATGCCACCTATGTCCTACATAACTTGGTTCTTGCTGCTCTGAAATCATATTCCCTCTTTTTTTCTGGTTTACTTGGACTTTATCCTGTTGAAGCTTGGATTATATCACTGCTCAATTTTGTTGGTGAAATTCTTTTTTCAGATAAAGCAACTATTTTGTACATCACAAAAAAACCATCATCCAGAGGATGAACAGGGGTACCTCTTTCAGCCCCTTTTTTGCCCACATCTTTCCAATTGCTCAACATCTCAAAAAGTTGTTTTAGATACAGTCCAACTCACTCCAAGGATTCAAAAGAACATGTACCACAGATTAGCAGTTGTCTTGCAATGTAAGAATAAATGCTCATTAGTCTCTGTGTCTAGAGTCTAGACCACACAGCATACATCTTGAGCAACTCTGTAAACCTGTTCTTTGCAGGGCTTGTTCAGTTACACATGCTCTTCTAACGACCAGCCATTTGAAACAAGAAATGCTGAGAGGGATTTTGATCTCCATACAAATTTCGAAGCCCACAAAGTTGTCAGTGATGGCTGATTGTTCAGGTTCACATATGCTGATTTGTCAGTGAAAATATCCTTGCTGCACAGCTTCCATGAAGGTTTATCCTTGCCTTGTGTCCGATGCCAGTGAAGGAGTACAGAACTTGTAGCAAATTAGAGACTCTGTCTATCTCCCAATAGTTTCATGCAGTCCTGAAGATCAAATTCCAACCTTGAGCAACTCCAAATTTGTGAAATTAAAGCATCTGATTGGAGACTTAAGATGTATAGGTCTGGGAATTGATCTTTTAGGATAAATTGCCCTATCCAGAGATCCTTCCAAAATGCTGTCTTTTCCCCATCCCCCCACTTTGATAGAAGTGTCGAAGTTGTAAATAGGCCATAGTTTTCCCATGGTCTTCCACACACTACAACCAAAAGTGCATTGGACTTCACTGGTGATCCATTGGTTCAAAAGTCCATATTTTTGTTTTACGAACCTCTTCTATAAATCCAAATCCTCAGTGCCAAAACTCCGTAGCCACTTCTGGAGTAGCCTCTTGTTGTATTGGCTAAGGTTTTATATACCCTAACCTCCTTGTTTCTAGATGAGAGTCAAAGAATCCAACTTCACCAGATTGTAACCCTTTCTTTCCTTGTTGCCTTGCCAAAAGAAATCTCTCCTCAGTTGCTACCCTctatctaagttttttttttcctttttaggatACTCTCTATACTTTCtgtatattaaatcctattatgttaaattgtcttttaagaaaataagttcCAAAATCCTCCTCACGCCTTATGAAATATGTTAACCCACTCCAATAATAGTCAAGCATAGATTAGACCAACCACAGaacttgtaattaaaaaaaacaggACATACACTATTGGAAACGACTAgcagttgagagaaatgaaaccAAATGCTAGGCTTCAGCACTGCTACTAACTATGACTACACGAGTAAAAGTTCCCATTAAAAATAAAGCAAACTTCCTGATAAACATGACAGTGCAATAAGTAACACAAAAACCAAGCAAGTGTAACATATATAATTGGGTTCCCGTAAGTGTTTTACCATTGGCAATTCTCATAGCCAAGCCGAAATCAGCAAGCTTTATCTTCCCAGAAGCAGTTAAAAGGATATTCTCAGGCTTAATATCCCTATGTACAACGCCCATATCATGGCAATATtgaatcaccaacatcaaatccTTAAATATATTAGCAGCTTTATGCTCCGAATACCTTCCTTCCTTCGTCATCTCGTCGATCAACCTCCCACCAGGGCACAATTCCATCACCAAATGAAAACTTTCCGCATCCTCATACACCGCGTGCAATGTCACCACCCCCGGATGCCCCGATAAATGCTGCATTATCTCTACTTCCTTATGAACAGTCTCTTCCCCTTTAGGCAATGTCTTACAAGCAAACTCAACACCCGTAACCTTACTCCTACACAAGAAAACTGACCCAAATTTACCTTTACCTAAACTTTCCCCCATCAAATAATCATCTTcaatcttattcttcctacccatTTGTGTAGCTGCATCTATACATCCTATCTTCCTCTTCACCCCTCTCCCACACAAACTAATGGAAGAACTCCCACTCGGCGGTGCAGTAGCAGCAGCAAGCCTAGTTCTACTTCTACAAGACCCAGCAATAACCTCATAACACAACaacccatcatcatcatcatcttccttACAC is a genomic window containing:
- the LOC107857177 gene encoding serine/threonine-protein kinase PEPKR2, yielding MRNKRKGCEILCPKKREIWNSGHDSGSSISNLKTHFSLEECSRRLKKRCKEDDDDDGLLCYEVIAGSCRSRTRLAAATAPPSGSSSISLCGRGVKRKIGCIDAATQMGRKNKIEDDYLMGESLGKGKFGSVFLCRSKVTGVEFACKTLPKGEETVHKEVEIMQHLSGHPGVVTLHAVYEDAESFHLVMELCPGGRLIDEMTKEGRYSEHKAANIFKDLMLVIQYCHDMGVVHRDIKPENILLTASGKIKLADFGLAMRIANGQSLSGLAGSPAYVAPEVLIGDYGQKADIWSVGVLLHALLVGVLPFQGDSLEALFEAIKSRELDFHSEKWQSVSKPARDLLERILTRDIAARITAEEVLSHPWMLFYTERTLKTVSVRLKPKHFSGTPSQMPAITSRLKSDGKKRCSKSLYGETGDLRCDSSNRESEESDDSGLVDVLAAAILHCTISEPKRSRLCVNNSPIREQCSSNVNSNLCKAC